The Alkalibacter rhizosphaerae genomic sequence CTGGCGGACAAGCTCATGGGAAGACATGCCATCTATACCTTTGACAAGATCGTCGGCCAAGACCCCAATTTTCTTCGTGTGGTGGACTTTGCCAAGAAAGTGGCCAACAGCCGGTCCAACGTGCTCATTACCGGAGAAAGCGGAACGGGGAAAGAACTCTTTGCCCAATCCATCCATAATCACTCCCAACGCCAATCGGAGCACTTTGTGGCCATCAACTGCGGCGCTATACCGGAGACTCTGATCGAATCGGAACTCTTCGGTTATGAAGAAGGGGCGTTTACAGGAGCGAAAGCCACCGGACACCCGGGCAAATTCGAGATCGCCGACGGAGGGACCATTTTCCTTGACGAGATCGGGGAAATGCCGCTGGACATGCAGACCAGGCTTCTTCGGGTCATTGAAGAAGGGACGGTCAGTCGGATCGGCGGGATCCGGGAGATCGTGGTAGACGTGCGGGTCGTTGCAGCCACCAACAAAAATCTGCTGGAAGAAGTGGAACGCGGCCGGTTCCGAAAGGATCTGTTTTACCGGCTCAATGTGTTGCCGGTCCAGTTGCCTCCCCTGCGGGAGCATAAAGAAGACATACCCCTTTTTGTATCATATTTTATGGATCGAATAACTCAAAAATTGAACAAACGAAAAGTGGAGATTTCTCCGGAAGCCATGGAACAGCTGAAGGACCATGATTGGCCCGGCAACGTTCGGGAACTGGAAAACTTCATCGAATTGGCGGTCAATACGGAATCCCTGCCGCCGGTATTTGGTGACCATCCCTTAGGTCACAAAGAAGAGGATCGCAGCTCGGAGAAAGATTCGGAGCGGAATGAACCGGTGTCTCTGGAGATCATGGAGCGTCAGCACATTGGTAAGACCTACCAATATTTTGAAGGCAACATCAGCAGAGCGGCAAAAGCTCTGGGAATCGGCAGGAACACCTTGTACCGAAAGTTGGAAGAGTATGGGATCGGTGCTTCAAAAAAGGACAATGATCCGAAATGATACAGCAAAATAGCGAAAAAATGTTCCATTTAGAAACATGTGTGATTTTAAAACATATTTAACAATCAAAAACAACGGGGATCTCTGGTTTTCAGGGATCTTTTTTTATTGGCACGAATCTTGCGATAATATAGGGTGAGAAACAAAATTTGAAGGAGGAAGAAACATGGGCGGATACAATGGAACCATTTTGCGAATCAACTTGACAGAAGGTACGGTAAAAAGAGAAGAAACGGACAAGGAGCTGGCTAAACGATACCTTGGGGGCCGGGGACTGGCCTCTAAAATGTTGACGGATGAGATAGATCCCAACGTGGATCCCTTAAGTCCGGACAACAAGCTGATCTTTGCCACAGGTCCCTTGTCGGGGACGCCTACGCCTACAGGAGGGCGCTACATGGTGGTCACCAAGGCACCTCTTACAGGCACCATCGGAAGCTCCAACTCCGGTGGGTACTGGGGTGCGGAATTGAAGTTTGCCGGCTACGATGCCATCGTCTTCGAGGGCAAATCGGAAAAACCGGTGTACATCAACATCGTGGATGATGAAGTGGAAATCAAGGATGCATCTTCCCTGTGGGGGAAACTGGTTTCGGAGACCACGGAAGCCCTGGAAGAGATCCACGGGGAAAAAGCAAAAGTGGCAGTAATCGGACCGGCTGGAGAGCGACTTTCCAAAATGGCTGCCGTCATGAACGACCGGGGACGGGCTGCAGGCAGATCCGGTGTAGGAGCAGTCATGGGATCGAAAAATCTCAAGGCCATCGTAGTCAAGGGAAGCAGCAAAGTCCCCATAGCCGATGAAGCCAAACTGAAGGAAGTGTTTGCCCGATGCATGACCAAGATCAAGGAAAACGGCGTCACTGGACAGGGACTGCCGGCCTATGGAACGGCAGTGCTGGTCAACATCATCAATGAAAACGGCGTCTTCCCCACCAACAACTTTCAAGAGTCCGCCTTTGGCGAAGCGGAAGAGATCAGCGGAGAGACTCTGGCGGAAAAATATTTAAAGAAAAAAGATCCCTGCTACAGATGCCCCATCGGATGCGGACGCTACTGCGAAGTGGATGAGATCAAGGGACAGGGACCGGAATACGAAACCATTTGGGCCTTTGGCTCCGACTGCGGTGTTTCCAACCTGCCGGACATTATCCGGGCCAACTACTGGTGCAACGAATACGGTTTGGACACCATTTCCGCCGGCGCCACCATTGCTGCCGCCATGGAGCTTTACCAAAAGGGACTGATAACGGACAACGATCTGGGAGACGGACCGAAATTGGAATGGGGCAACAGTGCAGCCATCGTGGAATGGACCAAGAGGATGGGTGCCGTTGAAGGATTTGGCGCCAAAATGGCGGAAGGATCCTATCGACTTTGCGACAGCTACGGCGTACCGGAATTGTCCATGACGGTTAAAAAACAGGAAATGCCGGCCTACGATCCCAGGGGGATCCAGGGACAGGGCGTATCCTACGCCACTTCCAACCGAGGAGGATGCCATGTTCGGGGATATATGATCTCTCCGGAGATCCTGGGATTGCCGGAAAAACTGGACCGGTTCACCTTGGAAGGAAAAGCGGAATGGACCAAAATATTCCAGGACTTTACAGCTGCCATCGACTCTTCGGGATTGTGCCTGTTCACCTCTTTTGCCATGGGAGCAGACGATTATGCCGACATGGTCAATGCAGTATGCGGAACGGATTACTCGGGAACGGATTTCATTGAGATGGGAGAACGGATCTGGAACATGGAAAAAATGTTCAATCTGGCTGCCGGCATCGATTCTTCCCAAGATACCCTGCCCAAGCGGCTCCTGGACGACGCCATTGAAGAAGGCCCCTCCAAGGGGTGGGTCAACAAGCTGGACGAGATGCTGCCCCAATACTACAGCACCAGGGGTTGGGATGAAAAAGGTGTTCCCACCAAGGAAAAACTGGAAGCATTGAACGTTTAAGCATATACGGCAACGACCAAAACAAGGGTTTCATTTTAGAGACCCTTGTTTTACAATATAAGAAAGAGAAAAACGTTCATTGGAGGTGGAAGATGAAACTGACGATCAAGCTTTTCGCCACACTCCGGGAAGGCCGGGGAAAAATCATAGATATGGAAGTGGAAGAAGGTGTCACCATCCGGCAAGTGACGGAGGAATTGAAGATCACCGAGGAAGACGTGGCCATCCTGCTTCGAAATGGCCGGGATGCAACGCTAGATGACCGACCTGCAGAAGGGGACACCCTTTCCATTTTCCCGCCTGTAGGAGGCGGTTGATCATGGAAGAAAGGTATTCCAGAAACATCGGCATGTTTTCCGTGGAAGAAATGGAAACGCTCCTGACCAAAGTAGTAGCCGTCATCGGCTGCGGCGGACTGGGGGGATTCCTTATTGAAATGGTGGCTCGCCTGGGAGTCAAAAAGATGATCGTAGTAGA encodes the following:
- a CDS encoding sigma-54-dependent Fis family transcriptional regulator encodes the protein MQTETGQSIENKNKVYIQRSHDRCRHYGVESDRIDSRRILDQKELFDKLENKRELILAAVPFMNHLYEFVKGSNFFVILTDEEGCILTLMGDETILSEAFSCKMIPGAYMDEKSIGTNAMGTCLAEGTPLQVSGEEHFITKYHRWTCSAAPIRKENGEILGILDITGYSKAVHSHTLGMVVAAANAVEKMLETQNYAKALRKAKVFHEKVLDAIVAGIVTSDAAGNILTANKGASDMFGYPADEFKQHRVEDLLVDWNLFQKEIFDGGKIMERDVPVRAKRNKLQFNLSVYPVREEVGDITNYILVFKEVRKQRKLADKLMGRHAIYTFDKIVGQDPNFLRVVDFAKKVANSRSNVLITGESGTGKELFAQSIHNHSQRQSEHFVAINCGAIPETLIESELFGYEEGAFTGAKATGHPGKFEIADGGTIFLDEIGEMPLDMQTRLLRVIEEGTVSRIGGIREIVVDVRVVAATNKNLLEEVERGRFRKDLFYRLNVLPVQLPPLREHKEDIPLFVSYFMDRITQKLNKRKVEISPEAMEQLKDHDWPGNVRELENFIELAVNTESLPPVFGDHPLGHKEEDRSSEKDSERNEPVSLEIMERQHIGKTYQYFEGNISRAAKALGIGRNTLYRKLEEYGIGASKKDNDPK
- a CDS encoding aldehyde ferredoxin oxidoreductase family protein, which gives rise to MGGYNGTILRINLTEGTVKREETDKELAKRYLGGRGLASKMLTDEIDPNVDPLSPDNKLIFATGPLSGTPTPTGGRYMVVTKAPLTGTIGSSNSGGYWGAELKFAGYDAIVFEGKSEKPVYINIVDDEVEIKDASSLWGKLVSETTEALEEIHGEKAKVAVIGPAGERLSKMAAVMNDRGRAAGRSGVGAVMGSKNLKAIVVKGSSKVPIADEAKLKEVFARCMTKIKENGVTGQGLPAYGTAVLVNIINENGVFPTNNFQESAFGEAEEISGETLAEKYLKKKDPCYRCPIGCGRYCEVDEIKGQGPEYETIWAFGSDCGVSNLPDIIRANYWCNEYGLDTISAGATIAAAMELYQKGLITDNDLGDGPKLEWGNSAAIVEWTKRMGAVEGFGAKMAEGSYRLCDSYGVPELSMTVKKQEMPAYDPRGIQGQGVSYATSNRGGCHVRGYMISPEILGLPEKLDRFTLEGKAEWTKIFQDFTAAIDSSGLCLFTSFAMGADDYADMVNAVCGTDYSGTDFIEMGERIWNMEKMFNLAAGIDSSQDTLPKRLLDDAIEEGPSKGWVNKLDEMLPQYYSTRGWDEKGVPTKEKLEALNV
- a CDS encoding MoaD/ThiS family protein, which codes for MKLTIKLFATLREGRGKIIDMEVEEGVTIRQVTEELKITEEDVAILLRNGRDATLDDRPAEGDTLSIFPPVGGG